From one Desmospora activa DSM 45169 genomic stretch:
- the gap gene encoding type I glyceraldehyde-3-phosphate dehydrogenase has protein sequence MATKIGINGFGRIGRAVFRIALNNPDVEVVAINDLTDANTLAHLLKYDSIHGKLDASVEVTANGLIVDGREVKVLAERDPAQLPWGELGVEVVVESTGRFTKKEDADKHRQAGAKKVIISAPASNEDLTVVMGVNHDKYDPASHHVISNASCTTNCLAPVVKVLHEKFGVRRGLMTTVHSYTNDQQLLDLPHKDLRRARAAAESIIPTTTGAAKAVSKVLPELSGKLNGFSMRVPTSNVSVVDFVAELDQEVTVDEINDALRQAAEGSHKGVMGFSDEPLVSKDYNGDSHSSIVDGLSTMIQDGNMVKVISWYDNEWGFSNRVVDLIGHIAKKGL, from the coding sequence ATGGCAACGAAGATTGGCATTAACGGTTTTGGACGAATTGGTCGTGCAGTTTTTCGGATTGCACTAAACAACCCCGATGTAGAAGTGGTGGCGATCAACGACTTAACGGACGCCAACACCTTGGCACATCTGTTGAAATACGATTCGATCCATGGCAAATTGGATGCTTCCGTCGAGGTGACGGCAAACGGCTTGATCGTGGACGGCCGTGAAGTAAAAGTACTGGCTGAACGGGACCCAGCCCAATTGCCCTGGGGTGAACTGGGGGTAGAAGTAGTAGTGGAGTCAACCGGGCGCTTCACCAAGAAAGAAGATGCGGATAAACATCGCCAAGCCGGTGCCAAAAAAGTGATCATCTCCGCACCCGCTAGCAATGAAGATCTGACGGTGGTAATGGGGGTCAACCACGACAAATACGATCCGGCTTCTCATCATGTCATTTCCAACGCATCCTGCACCACCAACTGTCTCGCTCCCGTCGTCAAAGTGCTACATGAGAAGTTTGGCGTCCGTCGCGGTTTGATGACAACGGTTCACTCCTATACCAACGATCAGCAACTGCTGGATCTGCCTCATAAAGATCTGCGCCGGGCTCGTGCTGCGGCTGAATCAATCATTCCCACTACGACCGGAGCCGCCAAGGCTGTTTCCAAAGTGTTGCCGGAACTGAGTGGGAAGCTGAACGGCTTCTCGATGCGCGTTCCTACTTCCAACGTGTCCGTGGTCGATTTTGTAGCTGAGTTGGATCAAGAAGTAACTGTGGATGAAATTAATGACGCGCTGCGCCAGGCGGCAGAAGGCAGCCACAAAGGTGTGATGGGCTTCTCCGATGAGCCGCTGGTGTCCAAGGATTATAACGGAGATAGCCACAGCTCGATCGTGGATGGCCTTTCCACCATGATTCAAGATGGCAACATGGTAAAAGTGATCTCCTGGTATGACAACGAGTGGGGCTTCTCCAACCGCGTTGTCGACCTCATCGGTCACATTGCCAAGAAGGGTCTCTAA
- a CDS encoding sugar-binding transcriptional regulator: MKKILEMQSQLLPDLLDTMRNRYEILRHLQLMQPVGRRSLASALGYTERILRSEVEFLQEQGLIRIESVGMQLTATGMDLVVEMEPLIKDLFGLTELEKQLCSHLGLKRVVIVPGDADRSDWVKQEMGRAGARLLKQLARPKQVIAVAGGTTVAAVANMITASPGLKETTFVPARGGLGEAVELEANYIASLMAQKSGGQYRLMHVPDQLSDDAYETLVREPHIQEVLELVRSARIVVHGIGDARAMATRRKSTPSLLQQLEREGAVGEAFGYYFNRQGKIVYRGRSIGLHVSDLDRVEYTVAVAGGSSKAEAVAAICPVVGRDTLITDEAAARAILAH; encoded by the coding sequence ATGAAAAAGATATTAGAGATGCAAAGTCAACTCCTTCCCGATCTGCTGGATACGATGCGCAATCGTTATGAGATTTTGCGCCATCTTCAGTTGATGCAACCGGTCGGACGACGCAGTCTCGCTTCTGCCTTGGGCTATACGGAACGGATTTTGCGAAGTGAAGTAGAGTTCTTGCAAGAACAGGGGCTGATCCGCATTGAATCGGTAGGGATGCAACTAACCGCTACCGGTATGGATTTGGTTGTGGAGATGGAGCCTCTGATTAAAGATCTGTTCGGTTTAACGGAGCTGGAAAAGCAGCTGTGTTCCCATCTGGGGTTAAAGCGAGTGGTGATTGTACCCGGTGATGCAGATCGATCCGATTGGGTGAAACAGGAGATGGGTCGCGCTGGAGCCCGCCTGTTAAAGCAGCTGGCCCGTCCGAAGCAGGTGATTGCGGTTGCCGGTGGAACGACGGTAGCGGCGGTGGCGAATATGATCACGGCTTCGCCTGGATTGAAAGAGACGACGTTTGTTCCGGCCCGTGGTGGTTTGGGTGAGGCGGTGGAACTGGAGGCAAACTACATCGCTTCCCTGATGGCGCAAAAATCAGGCGGGCAATACCGCTTAATGCATGTCCCGGACCAGTTGAGTGATGATGCTTATGAGACATTGGTACGGGAACCGCACATCCAAGAAGTGCTGGAATTAGTGCGATCCGCTCGTATCGTGGTACACGGTATCGGGGATGCGAGGGCGATGGCCACCCGCCGCAAATCGACACCCTCCCTGTTGCAACAGTTGGAACGAGAGGGTGCCGTCGGAGAAGCATTTGGATACTATTTCAACCGACAAGGGAAAATTGTATACCGTGGGCGTAGTATCGGTCTCCATGTCAGCGATTTGGACCGAGTGGAGTATACAGTGGCTGTAGCTGGCGGCAGCAGCAAAGCGGAAGCGGTCGCTGCGATCTGTCCGGTCGTGGGCAGGGATACGCTTATCACCGATGAGGCGGCTGCCCGCGCCATCTTAGCACATTGA
- the secG gene encoding preprotein translocase subunit SecG: MQIAVDIMLAIVSLGLIVVVLLQTGRSAGLSGAIGGGAEQLMGKTKARGIDALLNKITVALAVLFMILTLWAGYFI; encoded by the coding sequence ATGCAAATCGCCGTAGATATTATGCTTGCGATTGTGAGTTTGGGACTGATCGTTGTCGTATTGTTACAAACGGGTCGCAGTGCCGGTTTGTCCGGAGCGATCGGCGGTGGTGCCGAGCAATTGATGGGCAAAACGAAGGCCCGTGGCATTGACGCCCTGCTAAACAAGATCACCGTTGCATTGGCCGTTTTGTTTATGATTCTCACGCTTTGGGCCGGTTATTTTATCTGA
- the tpiA gene encoding triose-phosphate isomerase gives MRTPVIAGNWKMYKTIAEALDYVEGFRAKEADGVETVLCGPYLTLPALVEAAKDSAVGIGAQNMHWEKEGAFTGEISPAMLQEAGIPYVIVGHSERRALFGETDEAVRNKVKAALTHDLIPILCVGETIEEREAERTQEVVRTQVVEAVRGLSSTKMTRVIVAYEPVWAIGTGRSATADDAQNVIAFVRRTLADQFDQQVANQVRILYGGSVKPANIDALLEKDDIDGALVGGASLDPESFSQLVDAAVRRGNGR, from the coding sequence ATGCGTACACCAGTAATTGCAGGTAACTGGAAAATGTATAAAACGATTGCGGAAGCACTGGATTATGTGGAAGGGTTTCGTGCCAAAGAGGCAGACGGAGTGGAAACTGTTTTGTGTGGACCGTATTTGACGCTACCGGCTTTAGTGGAGGCGGCTAAAGATTCCGCCGTCGGCATCGGAGCGCAAAATATGCATTGGGAAAAAGAAGGGGCCTTTACCGGCGAAATAAGCCCCGCTATGCTGCAGGAAGCGGGTATTCCTTATGTCATCGTCGGCCATTCCGAGCGGCGGGCGCTCTTCGGCGAAACGGATGAAGCGGTACGAAATAAGGTGAAAGCCGCTTTGACCCATGATCTGATCCCGATTCTGTGCGTAGGGGAGACGATCGAGGAACGGGAAGCGGAACGGACGCAAGAAGTGGTACGAACTCAAGTGGTTGAAGCGGTACGAGGACTTTCCTCCACGAAGATGACACGGGTGATCGTCGCCTATGAACCAGTATGGGCGATTGGGACCGGCCGTTCCGCCACCGCAGATGATGCCCAAAATGTGATTGCCTTTGTCCGGCGCACCTTGGCGGATCAGTTTGATCAGCAGGTGGCCAATCAGGTACGCATTCTCTATGGCGGCAGTGTAAAACCGGCCAATATCGATGCGTTACTTGAGAAAGACGATATTGACGGTGCCTTGGTCGGGGGGGCTAGTCTCGATCCGGAATCCTTCAGTCAACTGGTGGATGCCGCTGTTCGGCGGGGGAATGGGCGATGA
- the rnr gene encoding ribonuclease R, translated as MLKKAYKPLTVEELLQTFQLEWSSEQDVFKALLRRLEEEGKVVKTRTDRYGVPERLNLVRGRLQGNAKGFGFVIPDVGMPYDFDVFIHGNDMNGAMDSDTVLARIHHHKKDGRRPEGEVVRIVKRGRTQVVGTYTDSKHYGFVVADDKRLPNDIFIPKEAKGEAEEGDKVVVEIVQYPQDRKSAEGKVLEVLGHKDDPGVDILSVIRKYHLPESFPSDVLAEAEAVPDAITEEEIKNRRDLRQRRMVTIDGEDAKDLDDAVSVERLENGNVRLGVHIADVSYYVKAGSVLDREAYERGTSVYLVDRVIPMLPQRLSNGICSLNPHVDRLTLTCDMEMDGKGNVVRHDIYPSVIRTDERMTYSDVKKILLDEDQALIERYQPLVEDFRLMGELSEILRQRRFHRGAIDFDFAEAKIIVDEHGKPIDIVKRPRTVAEMLIEEFMLAANETVSEHFYKAKLPFLYRIHEHPDPDKLQTFFEFITLFGYTAKGSARDIKPRVLQRLLEKVKGKPEETVISTVMLRSMQQARYSPDCLGHFGLAAPFYSHFTSPIRRYPDLVIHRIIRETFEKGEEMPHDRKSEWNEWLPDAAKHSSERERLAIDAERETNDLKKAEFMQDKVGETFAGIISSVTSFGMFVELDNTVEGMVHVSYMTDDYYHFDEATYSMSGERTGKRYSIGDEVTIKITGVHLDERKVDFELVEEDGAKKPVRSRRRRKAVSAKANEAKSEKAPVRRKAKATDGKEGKSKRKPRKRRNKRK; from the coding sequence ATGCTGAAAAAAGCGTATAAACCATTGACAGTGGAGGAGTTGCTACAAACCTTCCAATTGGAATGGTCCTCTGAGCAGGATGTGTTTAAAGCGCTTCTGCGCCGCTTGGAGGAAGAGGGGAAGGTCGTTAAAACACGTACCGACCGCTATGGCGTTCCGGAGCGGCTCAACCTAGTGCGGGGGCGGTTGCAGGGCAATGCCAAAGGGTTTGGTTTTGTCATCCCTGATGTGGGTATGCCCTATGATTTTGATGTCTTTATCCATGGCAATGATATGAATGGCGCCATGGATTCGGATACGGTTCTGGCCCGCATTCATCATCATAAAAAGGATGGGCGCCGTCCGGAAGGGGAAGTGGTGCGTATCGTAAAACGGGGTCGCACCCAAGTTGTTGGCACCTATACCGATTCTAAGCATTACGGATTTGTGGTAGCCGATGATAAGCGCCTACCCAATGATATCTTTATCCCCAAAGAGGCAAAGGGTGAAGCGGAAGAAGGGGATAAAGTAGTGGTGGAGATCGTCCAATATCCCCAAGATCGCAAAAGTGCAGAAGGAAAAGTGCTGGAGGTTTTGGGCCACAAAGACGATCCCGGAGTGGATATCCTGTCCGTGATTCGTAAATACCATCTGCCTGAGTCGTTTCCTTCGGATGTGTTGGCGGAAGCGGAAGCGGTGCCGGACGCCATCACCGAAGAGGAGATCAAAAATCGGCGCGATCTGCGCCAGCGGCGTATGGTTACCATCGATGGGGAAGATGCCAAAGATCTGGATGACGCCGTCTCGGTGGAGCGATTGGAAAACGGCAATGTTCGCCTTGGGGTTCATATTGCCGATGTCAGTTATTATGTTAAAGCAGGCAGTGTCCTTGACCGGGAAGCGTATGAGCGGGGCACTAGTGTCTACCTGGTGGATCGTGTCATTCCCATGTTGCCGCAACGTCTCTCCAACGGCATCTGTAGCCTTAATCCTCACGTGGACCGGCTTACCCTCACCTGCGATATGGAGATGGACGGAAAAGGAAATGTGGTGCGGCATGACATTTATCCCAGCGTAATCCGTACCGATGAGCGAATGACCTACAGCGATGTAAAAAAGATCCTGCTGGATGAGGATCAAGCCTTGATTGAACGCTACCAACCTTTGGTGGAGGATTTCCGCTTGATGGGTGAGTTGTCGGAGATTTTACGGCAACGCCGTTTCCACCGTGGCGCGATCGATTTTGATTTTGCCGAGGCTAAAATTATCGTCGATGAGCATGGTAAGCCGATTGATATTGTTAAACGGCCTCGCACCGTCGCCGAGATGTTGATCGAAGAGTTTATGCTGGCTGCCAATGAAACCGTCTCCGAACATTTTTACAAGGCGAAACTTCCCTTTTTATATCGGATCCATGAACATCCCGATCCCGATAAGCTACAAACCTTTTTTGAGTTTATCACCCTGTTTGGCTATACGGCCAAAGGGAGTGCAAGGGATATTAAACCCCGAGTCCTCCAGCGTTTGCTGGAAAAAGTAAAGGGAAAACCGGAAGAGACGGTGATCAGCACCGTGATGTTGCGTTCGATGCAACAGGCGCGCTATTCCCCTGATTGCCTTGGGCACTTTGGCTTAGCTGCTCCGTTTTATTCCCATTTTACTTCTCCGATCCGTCGCTATCCCGATTTGGTTATTCATCGCATCATTCGGGAAACCTTTGAGAAAGGGGAAGAAATGCCCCATGACCGCAAATCGGAGTGGAACGAGTGGCTGCCCGATGCGGCCAAACATTCCTCGGAACGGGAACGGTTGGCCATCGATGCAGAGCGGGAAACCAATGATCTCAAAAAAGCGGAGTTTATGCAGGACAAAGTAGGGGAAACCTTTGCGGGGATTATCAGCAGTGTGACCTCCTTCGGCATGTTTGTCGAGTTGGATAACACCGTCGAGGGTATGGTACATGTCAGCTATATGACCGACGATTATTATCATTTTGATGAAGCTACCTATTCCATGTCCGGTGAGCGTACCGGGAAGCGATACAGTATCGGTGACGAGGTCACAATTAAGATTACAGGCGTTCACCTGGATGAACGTAAAGTTGATTTTGAACTGGTGGAAGAGGATGGTGCAAAAAAACCGGTCCGAAGCCGCCGCCGTCGTAAAGCCGTTTCCGCGAAGGCAAATGAGGCGAAGAGCGAAAAGGCACCTGTGCGCCGAAAAGCGAAAGCGACCGACGGCAAAGAAGGAAAGTCCAAACGGAAGCCAAGAAAAAGGCGCAATAAAAGGAAGTAA
- the eno gene encoding phosphopyruvate hydratase encodes MTIIQDVFAREVLDSRGNPTVEVEVILLSGAIGRAIVPSGASTGAHEAVELRDEDKERYLGKGVLKAVQNVNEAIAPQLEGMDALDQVGIDQTLIELDGTPNKGNLGANAILGVSMAVARAAAEALNIPLYTYLGGVNSKTLPVPMMNILNGGEHADNNVDIQEFMVMPVGASDFREGLRMGTEVFHSLKAVLKEKGLSTSVGDEGGFAPDLSSNEEALSTIVTAIERAGYKPGEDIKLALDVAATELYRDGSYRLEGEGVTKSSAEMVSYYEELVQKYPIISIEDGLSEDDWDGWKLLTERLGDHVQLVGDDLFVTNTARLSDGISKGVGNSILVKVNQIGTLTETFDAVEMAKKAGYTAVISHRSGETEDTTIADIAVATGAGQIKTGAPSRTDRVAKYNQLLRIEEELGQSAQYPGVKTFYNLQG; translated from the coding sequence ATGACCATCATCCAAGACGTTTTTGCGCGGGAAGTGTTGGACTCTCGAGGCAATCCCACCGTTGAAGTGGAAGTGATCCTGCTATCCGGTGCTATAGGCCGGGCGATCGTCCCTTCCGGTGCATCCACTGGTGCGCATGAAGCGGTGGAGCTGCGGGATGAGGACAAAGAGCGTTATCTGGGTAAAGGCGTATTAAAAGCGGTTCAAAATGTAAATGAAGCGATCGCCCCTCAGTTGGAGGGAATGGACGCATTGGACCAAGTGGGGATTGATCAGACTCTGATCGAGCTAGATGGAACCCCGAATAAAGGAAACTTAGGCGCCAACGCCATTTTAGGCGTTTCCATGGCTGTTGCCCGGGCGGCGGCAGAAGCCCTCAATATTCCTTTGTACACCTACTTGGGCGGAGTTAACTCCAAAACATTGCCCGTTCCCATGATGAACATCCTCAACGGCGGGGAGCATGCCGATAACAACGTCGACATCCAGGAATTTATGGTGATGCCGGTAGGCGCTTCCGATTTTCGTGAAGGGCTGCGGATGGGAACGGAAGTATTCCACAGCTTAAAAGCGGTGCTAAAAGAAAAAGGCTTATCCACCTCCGTCGGTGATGAAGGCGGCTTCGCTCCGGATCTCTCCTCCAACGAAGAAGCGCTATCCACCATTGTGACGGCGATTGAGCGGGCCGGATACAAACCGGGCGAGGATATTAAACTGGCCTTAGATGTCGCCGCAACAGAACTGTATCGTGATGGTTCCTACCGTTTGGAAGGGGAAGGCGTCACCAAATCATCTGCGGAAATGGTTTCGTATTATGAAGAATTGGTGCAGAAATACCCCATTATCTCGATTGAGGATGGGTTGTCGGAAGATGATTGGGACGGCTGGAAGCTGTTGACGGAGCGCTTGGGTGACCATGTGCAGCTGGTGGGAGACGATCTGTTTGTCACCAATACCGCTCGTCTCTCCGATGGGATCAGCAAAGGAGTCGGTAACTCCATTCTCGTCAAAGTGAATCAGATCGGAACCTTGACCGAAACCTTCGATGCAGTGGAAATGGCGAAAAAAGCGGGTTACACCGCTGTGATTTCCCATCGTTCCGGCGAAACGGAAGATACCACCATCGCTGATATCGCTGTTGCCACCGGCGCTGGCCAAATCAAGACCGGAGCCCCCTCCCGTACGGATCGCGTCGCCAAATACAATCAATTGTTGCGTATCGAGGAAGAGCTGGGTCAATCAGCTCAATACCCCGGTGTAAAAACCTTCTACAACTTGCAGGGATAA
- a CDS encoding alpha/beta hydrolase — protein MKIQRRSPEPFFYPGSTTGILLIHGFTGTPSELRPLGEALRQQGYTVHAPLLPGHGTTPEELANTTWPDWWNAVRDAYQRLRAEGCERVVAVGLSMGGILALNLAREEKLDGVTSLSAPIWLQDKRASFAGTVRWVMPYHKRGGEKPPHIEQHIVPYDRTPLKSIANLIQLIRYMRKRLHEVKVPALIVQGKQDETVIPRSASFIYETIASADKEIHWYEKSSHIITLDKERERLFQDIHNFVSRVIATGKRGVSKEGKEFTCD, from the coding sequence ATGAAGATTCAGCGCCGTTCCCCCGAACCTTTTTTTTATCCGGGCAGCACCACGGGGATTTTATTGATCCACGGTTTTACCGGCACGCCATCGGAGTTACGTCCATTGGGGGAGGCCTTGAGACAACAGGGGTATACGGTACATGCGCCGCTGTTGCCGGGGCACGGTACAACGCCAGAAGAACTGGCAAACACGACTTGGCCCGATTGGTGGAATGCGGTGCGGGATGCGTATCAGCGATTACGGGCAGAAGGATGTGAGCGAGTGGTGGCAGTGGGACTTTCTATGGGTGGAATATTGGCGCTCAACCTAGCTCGGGAGGAAAAATTGGACGGAGTGACGTCGCTGAGCGCTCCCATCTGGCTCCAGGATAAGCGCGCCTCATTTGCCGGTACTGTGCGCTGGGTGATGCCCTATCACAAGCGTGGCGGAGAAAAGCCGCCCCATATTGAACAACATATCGTCCCTTATGATCGCACCCCTTTGAAAAGCATTGCCAACTTGATTCAGCTAATCCGTTATATGCGCAAGCGATTGCATGAAGTGAAAGTGCCTGCTTTGATCGTGCAGGGGAAGCAAGATGAAACCGTGATCCCTCGCAGCGCTTCTTTCATTTATGAGACGATTGCCTCTGCGGACAAGGAAATCCATTGGTATGAGAAGTCTAGCCATATCATCACCCTTGACAAGGAGCGGGAGCGGTTATTTCAGGATATCCATAACTTTGTTAGCCGGGTGATTGCAACGGGTAAGAGGGGTGTTTCTAAAGAAGGAAAGGAGTTTACCTGTGATTGA
- the gpmI gene encoding 2,3-bisphosphoglycerate-independent phosphoglycerate mutase: MSRKKPVALIILDGFALREETQGNAVTQAHKPRFDQLWERYPHTILQASGEAVGLPEGQMGNSEVGHLNIGSGRIVYQDLTRVSKAITEGAFFQNETFLGAIQHVKERGSTLHLYGLLSDGGVHSHIDHLFALLELAAKEGVEDVCVHAFLDGRDVSPDSGVGYIQQLTEKMNEIGIGRIATVQGRYYAMDRDQRWERTEKAYRAMVYSEGPRYRDPVEAVQESYEKSVYDEFVMPTVIVDEKDAPVGSIKSGDAVIFYNFRPDRAIQISLAFTNDDFRGFDRGERRPQDLYYVCLTKFSESVDGYVAYKPTNLDNTYGEVIAQNGLKQLRIAETEKYPHVTFFFNGGREKPFPGEERILIPSPKVATYDLKPEMSAYEVTDALVQQIEAGTFDTIVLNFANPDMVGHSGLLEPTIRAVETVDDCLGRVVDAIEAQGGTAVIIADHGNADKVRDENDRPFTAHTTYPVPCIVTDPTIHLREGGILADVAPTLLTLLGLEQPADMSGRSLIQK, from the coding sequence ATGAGCCGTAAAAAACCGGTCGCTCTGATCATTTTGGACGGTTTTGCCTTACGGGAAGAAACCCAAGGAAATGCTGTCACTCAAGCCCATAAGCCTCGTTTTGACCAATTGTGGGAACGATATCCCCATACTATCCTCCAAGCCTCCGGTGAAGCGGTGGGATTGCCGGAAGGACAGATGGGCAACTCCGAAGTGGGTCATCTCAATATCGGTTCCGGGCGGATTGTGTATCAGGATCTCACCCGGGTGAGCAAGGCGATCACGGAAGGAGCCTTTTTCCAGAACGAAACCTTCCTTGGTGCGATTCAGCATGTGAAAGAGAGGGGCAGCACCCTTCACCTGTACGGATTGCTGTCGGATGGAGGGGTGCACAGCCATATCGATCATCTTTTTGCCCTCTTAGAGCTAGCGGCCAAAGAGGGGGTGGAGGATGTCTGTGTTCACGCCTTCTTAGATGGACGGGATGTTTCGCCGGATTCCGGTGTTGGCTATATCCAACAGCTGACGGAAAAGATGAACGAGATCGGTATCGGCAGAATCGCCACTGTCCAGGGACGCTATTATGCGATGGATCGGGATCAACGCTGGGAGCGGACAGAAAAGGCGTATCGCGCCATGGTTTACAGTGAAGGGCCCCGTTATCGCGACCCGGTAGAAGCGGTACAAGAATCCTATGAAAAAAGCGTCTACGATGAATTTGTAATGCCTACGGTGATTGTCGATGAGAAGGACGCTCCCGTCGGTTCAATCAAAAGCGGGGACGCTGTGATCTTCTATAACTTTCGCCCGGATCGGGCCATCCAAATCTCATTGGCCTTTACCAATGACGATTTTCGTGGATTTGACCGTGGCGAGCGACGGCCCCAGGATCTCTACTATGTGTGCCTGACCAAGTTTAGTGAATCGGTGGATGGGTATGTCGCTTATAAACCGACCAATTTAGACAATACCTACGGTGAAGTGATCGCCCAAAATGGACTAAAACAGCTTCGCATCGCCGAGACGGAGAAATATCCCCATGTTACCTTCTTCTTCAACGGTGGTCGGGAAAAGCCTTTTCCCGGGGAAGAGCGCATCTTGATCCCCTCTCCCAAGGTGGCTACCTATGATTTAAAGCCGGAAATGAGCGCCTATGAAGTAACCGATGCACTGGTGCAACAGATTGAGGCAGGAACCTTCGATACAATCGTCTTAAACTTTGCCAACCCGGATATGGTCGGCCACTCCGGCTTATTGGAACCCACCATCCGGGCGGTGGAAACGGTGGATGATTGTTTGGGCAGAGTCGTGGACGCCATCGAAGCACAGGGCGGTACAGCCGTCATTATCGCCGATCATGGTAATGCTGATAAGGTCCGTGACGAGAACGACCGTCCCTTTACCGCACATACCACCTACCCGGTTCCTTGCATCGTCACCGACCCCACAATCCATTTGCGGGAAGGCGGCATTTTGGCAGATGTGGCTCCCACGTTGCTCACACTCTTAGGGTTGGAACAACCTGCTGACATGAGCGGTCGTTCATTGATACAAAAGTAA
- a CDS encoding alpha/beta hydrolase yields MKGYLLLHGFAGSPDDFGELPLQMKAEGGWVRCPVLAGHQGGRKPMRDATWENWVGSAESHLSELNRISSDITVIGFSMGALIAAMLSERHDCIKRLVLISPLVFPNPPELISGVAGAVKRRMRTNASSGSHLREYLRRFSQAPVRSINEIHQLLRVAKPVYSRINKPTLLIQGGKDDIAHPKGAQEIYNQIASQEKKLVILHQSRHIICTGPEQERVFQEITAFLSFMEPKE; encoded by the coding sequence ATGAAGGGGTATTTGTTGTTACATGGGTTTGCCGGTTCCCCGGATGACTTTGGAGAATTGCCGCTTCAGATGAAGGCCGAAGGCGGTTGGGTACGGTGTCCGGTATTGGCGGGACATCAAGGGGGCAGGAAACCAATGCGTGATGCGACCTGGGAAAATTGGGTAGGCAGCGCTGAAAGCCACTTATCGGAGTTAAACCGAATCAGTTCCGATATTACTGTGATCGGTTTTTCGATGGGAGCGTTGATTGCAGCGATGCTGTCTGAGCGGCATGACTGCATTAAACGTTTGGTCTTAATTTCTCCCCTTGTCTTTCCTAACCCGCCGGAGTTGATTTCCGGGGTGGCGGGTGCGGTAAAAAGGCGCATGAGGACAAATGCATCTTCCGGCTCCCATTTGCGTGAATATTTACGCCGCTTCTCTCAGGCTCCGGTCCGTTCGATCAATGAGATTCACCAACTCTTGCGTGTAGCCAAACCGGTTTATAGCCGCATCAACAAACCGACTTTGCTGATCCAAGGGGGGAAAGATGATATTGCTCACCCCAAAGGAGCGCAAGAAATATACAATCAGATTGCATCCCAGGAGAAAAAGTTGGTGATTCTCCATCAATCTCGTCACATCATCTGTACGGGGCCAGAACAGGAGCGGGTTTTTCAGGAAATAACCGCATTCTTATCATTTATGGAACCAAAGGAGTAG
- a CDS encoding phosphoglycerate kinase, translating to MNKQSIRDVDVKARRVFCRVDFNVPLTDGRITDDNRIRAALPTIRDLSQRGAKVILASHLGRPKGQVVEELRLAPVAERLSQLLGQPVRQATEAVGEAVEEQVAHLQEGDVLLLENVRFYPGEEGNDPGLAQAFAQLADLYVNDAFGAAHRAHASTAGIAQYVPAVAGFLMEKELSTLGRALENPERPFTAIIGGAKVKDKIGVIENLLDKVDNLLIGGGLSYTFLKAKGLEIGQSLLEPDKIELAQTFMQKAEEKGVQLLLPEDVVVTAEFSPDARAETVSVDAIPAELQGLDIGPQTRKRFAQVIADSKLVIWNGPLGVFEFDRFAEGTFAIAQAIADSDALSIIGGGDSAAAIAKAGLAEQVDHISTGGGASLELMEGKTLPGVAALNDK from the coding sequence ATGAACAAACAGTCGATCCGAGATGTGGATGTGAAGGCGAGACGTGTATTTTGCCGTGTCGACTTCAACGTTCCCCTAACAGACGGGCGCATCACTGACGATAACCGGATTCGGGCGGCGCTGCCCACCATTCGGGATTTGTCGCAGCGAGGCGCTAAAGTGATCTTGGCTAGCCACTTAGGCCGCCCCAAGGGGCAAGTGGTGGAAGAGTTGCGATTGGCTCCGGTGGCAGAGCGGCTGTCGCAATTGTTGGGACAACCGGTACGACAAGCGACGGAAGCAGTGGGAGAAGCGGTGGAAGAGCAGGTGGCACATTTGCAGGAAGGGGATGTGCTTCTGTTGGAAAACGTCCGCTTTTATCCCGGTGAAGAAGGGAACGACCCCGGCTTGGCTCAGGCGTTTGCCCAGCTTGCCGATTTGTATGTCAATGACGCCTTTGGCGCCGCTCACCGGGCTCATGCTTCCACTGCAGGCATCGCTCAATATGTTCCTGCGGTAGCAGGCTTTCTGATGGAGAAGGAACTTTCCACATTGGGACGTGCGTTGGAAAATCCGGAGCGCCCCTTTACGGCGATTATCGGTGGAGCCAAGGTGAAAGATAAGATTGGCGTTATCGAAAATTTGCTGGATAAGGTGGATAACCTTTTAATCGGTGGCGGCTTATCCTATACTTTCCTCAAAGCAAAAGGGTTGGAGATCGGGCAATCCTTGCTGGAGCCGGACAAAATAGAACTGGCGCAAACCTTTATGCAAAAGGCGGAGGAAAAAGGCGTGCAACTGCTGCTCCCTGAAGATGTCGTCGTAACGGCTGAATTTTCCCCCGATGCCCGGGCGGAGACGGTTTCAGTAGATGCCATCCCGGCTGAATTGCAGGGGTTGGATATTGGACCACAAACTCGGAAACGCTTTGCCCAAGTGATCGCCGACTCAAAGCTGGTCATCTGGAACGGTCCCTTAGGTGTGTTTGAATTTGATCGCTTTGCCGAAGGCACCTTTGCCATCGCCCAGGCAATCGCTGATTCCGACGCTCTTTCCATCATCGGGGGAGGAGATTCGGCGGCAGCCATCGCCAAAGCGGGATTGGCAGAGCAGGTGGATCATATTTCAACCGGTGGCGGTGCCTCATTGGAATTGATGGAAGGAAAAACACTCCCCGGCGTTGCTGCTTTAAACGATAAATGA